A portion of the Labilithrix sp. genome contains these proteins:
- a CDS encoding DUF3341 domain-containing protein: MVEMVETLETVAAEFTTPDAVVLAARRVRALGYGRVEAYTPFPLEELDEALARPRPRLPLLVFLAGGGGATLALAIQWWTNAWDYPLDVGGRPHASWPTYVPIVFETAVLCAAAVAFAAVLLGSRLPRLHDEVFDLPGFERSTIDRFWLRIEDVARDEEPALRAALAGAVGLHGLGGAS; encoded by the coding sequence ATGGTTGAGATGGTTGAGACGCTCGAGACCGTCGCGGCCGAGTTCACGACGCCGGACGCGGTCGTCCTCGCCGCGCGGCGCGTGCGCGCGCTCGGCTACGGGCGCGTCGAGGCGTACACGCCGTTCCCGCTCGAGGAGCTCGACGAGGCCCTCGCGCGCCCGCGGCCGCGCCTCCCGCTCCTCGTCTTCCTCGCCGGCGGCGGCGGCGCGACGCTCGCGCTCGCGATCCAGTGGTGGACGAACGCGTGGGACTACCCGCTCGACGTCGGCGGCCGCCCGCACGCGTCGTGGCCGACCTACGTCCCGATCGTCTTCGAGACCGCGGTCCTCTGCGCCGCCGCCGTCGCGTTCGCGGCGGTGCTCCTCGGCTCCCGCCTGCCGCGCCTCCACGACGAGGTCTTCGATCTCCCCGGCTTCGAGCGCAGCACGATCGATCGGTTCTGGCTCCGGATCGAGGACGTCGCCCGCGACGAGGAGCCCGCCCTCCGCGCCGCGCTCGCGGGAGCGGTGGGTCTTCATGGGCTCGGAGGTGCATCGTGA
- a CDS encoding hydrogenase maturation protease gives MTMRVLVAGIGNVFFGDDGFGVAVAQHLRQSGAGLAEDAHVVVRDVGIRGLHLAYDLVDGYDLLIAVDVIPSRGAPGTLHLIEPAREEGDVARGARDAHGMDLYSVMLTAKSLGAELPPVLVLGCEVEEPRAEMGMTSDVERAIPAAARMIAEAIRRKQTEETVR, from the coding sequence ATGACGATGCGCGTCCTCGTCGCCGGGATCGGCAACGTGTTCTTCGGAGACGACGGGTTCGGCGTCGCCGTCGCGCAGCACCTTCGACAGAGCGGCGCCGGGCTCGCGGAGGACGCCCACGTCGTCGTGCGCGACGTCGGGATCCGCGGGCTCCACCTCGCCTACGACCTCGTCGACGGCTACGACCTCCTCATCGCGGTCGACGTGATCCCCTCCCGCGGCGCGCCGGGCACGCTCCACCTGATCGAGCCGGCGCGCGAAGAGGGCGACGTCGCCCGGGGCGCACGCGACGCGCATGGGATGGACCTCTACTCCGTGATGCTCACGGCGAAGTCGCTCGGCGCGGAGCTCCCGCCCGTGCTCGTCCTCGGCTGCGAGGTGGAGGAGCCGCGCGCGGAGATGGGGATGACGAGCGACGTGGAGCGCGCCATTCCCGCGGCCGCTCGGATGATCGCGGAGGCAATCCGCAGGAAACAAACAGAGGAGACGGTTCGATGA
- a CDS encoding cytochrome c, which yields MRRFLVGSAMLTLAFVLAACEREPDPTLARMLAQRRGDPFAATPAFPDGKVMRAPVAGTVPRDDDTDDERPPLDRELVLLGRARYDVACALCHGVAGDGRSYVAEKMELRRPPSLVGDPTFTEERVFEVTTSGYGLMPSLAAHLSHRERWAIAAYVHALQLRRTHASALAPLPGPR from the coding sequence GTGAGGAGGTTCCTCGTGGGGAGCGCGATGCTCACGCTCGCCTTCGTGCTCGCCGCGTGCGAGCGCGAGCCCGATCCGACGCTCGCGCGCATGCTCGCGCAGCGGCGCGGGGATCCGTTCGCGGCGACGCCGGCCTTCCCGGACGGCAAGGTGATGCGCGCTCCCGTCGCCGGCACCGTGCCACGCGACGACGACACGGACGACGAGCGCCCGCCGCTCGATCGCGAGCTCGTGCTCCTCGGCCGCGCGCGCTACGACGTCGCGTGCGCGCTCTGCCACGGCGTCGCGGGCGACGGCCGAAGCTACGTCGCAGAGAAGATGGAGCTCCGGCGCCCGCCCTCGCTCGTGGGCGATCCCACCTTCACGGAGGAGCGCGTCTTCGAGGTGACCACGTCGGGCTACGGCCTCATGCCCTCCCTCGCCGCCCACCTCTCCCACCGCGAACGCTGGGCCATCGCAGCCTACGTACACGCGCTCCAACTCCGCCGCACACACGCCAGCGCCCTCGCGCCGCTTCCGGGGCCGCGATGA
- a CDS encoding cytochrome c3 family protein, protein MNLFPASANSVYWVAIAALSCSFAGAPAAAIVWARTPYATGAGEPATQPVKFDHRHHVRDAAIDCVYCHDGALRAPVAGVPATSLCMGCHAQIWTDSPELASVRASALTDTPLRWQRTNALPDFVFFDHAAHTTQGVGCVTCHGRVDRMGQVFAARALTMDFCLDCHRDPKPELRPLDRITDMDWERDETSEPAAPVRSLVHCSTCHR, encoded by the coding sequence GTGAACCTCTTCCCGGCGTCCGCGAACTCGGTCTACTGGGTCGCGATCGCGGCGCTCTCTTGTTCGTTCGCCGGCGCGCCGGCGGCGGCGATCGTGTGGGCGCGCACGCCCTACGCGACCGGCGCGGGCGAGCCGGCGACGCAGCCGGTGAAGTTCGACCACCGCCACCACGTCCGCGACGCCGCGATCGACTGCGTCTACTGCCACGATGGCGCGCTGCGTGCACCGGTCGCCGGCGTGCCTGCGACGTCGCTCTGCATGGGCTGCCACGCCCAGATCTGGACCGACAGCCCCGAGCTCGCTTCCGTGCGCGCGAGCGCGCTCACCGACACGCCGCTCCGCTGGCAACGAACGAATGCCCTCCCCGACTTCGTCTTCTTCGATCACGCCGCGCATACGACCCAAGGTGTCGGCTGCGTCACGTGCCACGGGCGCGTCGATCGCATGGGTCAGGTCTTCGCCGCGCGCGCGCTGACGATGGACTTCTGCCTCGACTGCCATCGCGATCCGAAGCCCGAGCTCCGCCCGCTCGATCGAATCACGGACATGGACTGGGAGCGGGACGAGACGAGCGAGCCCGCCGCGCCGGTGCGGTCCCTCGTCCACTGCTCGACGTGCCACCGATGA
- the nrfD gene encoding polysulfide reductase NrfD — protein sequence MSAAVLAKVRPEGELTDDLLRGVLAPPRWTVAALAVTFAGTLGLFAAIAYTVTTGIGVWGNNVPNVWAFGITNFVWWIGIGHAGTFISAFLLLLEQKWRSSINRFAEAMTLFAVAQAGLFPLLHMGRPWFFYWLMPYPATMDMWPQFRSPLTWDVVAVATYLLVSLLFWYLGLVPDLATLRDRAPTLRRRRVYAVFALGWSGSAAAWRRWRIGYGLLAGLATPLVVSVHSIVASDFATANLPGWHATVFPPYFVAGAILSGFAMVVTLLVPVRRLYRLEHVVTGRHLDNIAKMLLLTSWIVLYSYAAETYAAWRSDDPFERYVYLEARPLGAFAPLYWTTIACNCVAPQLLWSRRARTSPWLLFALSLAVQAGMWTERYMLVVSSQSRDFLPSSWRTFTPTVVDLALLGGTISFFAFLFLLFLRYVPLVPIAEMKHLQHELARERDG from the coding sequence ATGAGCGCCGCCGTCCTCGCGAAGGTGCGCCCGGAGGGCGAGCTCACGGACGACCTCCTCCGCGGCGTCCTCGCGCCGCCGCGCTGGACGGTCGCCGCGCTCGCCGTCACCTTCGCCGGCACGCTCGGGCTCTTCGCCGCGATCGCATATACGGTCACGACCGGCATCGGCGTCTGGGGCAACAACGTCCCCAACGTCTGGGCGTTCGGGATTACCAACTTCGTTTGGTGGATCGGCATCGGCCACGCCGGGACGTTCATCTCGGCATTTCTGCTCTTGCTCGAGCAGAAATGGCGCTCGTCGATCAATCGATTTGCGGAGGCGATGACGCTCTTCGCCGTCGCGCAGGCGGGGCTCTTTCCGCTCCTCCACATGGGCCGCCCTTGGTTCTTTTATTGGCTAATGCCCTATCCCGCGACGATGGATATGTGGCCTCAGTTCCGGAGCCCGCTCACGTGGGACGTCGTCGCGGTCGCGACGTACCTCCTCGTCTCCCTCCTCTTCTGGTACCTCGGCCTCGTCCCCGATCTCGCCACCCTCCGCGATCGCGCGCCGACGCTGCGCCGCCGCCGCGTCTATGCCGTCTTCGCCCTCGGCTGGAGCGGCTCCGCCGCGGCGTGGCGGCGGTGGCGGATCGGCTACGGGCTCCTCGCCGGCCTCGCGACGCCGCTCGTCGTCTCGGTCCACAGCATCGTCGCGAGCGACTTCGCGACCGCCAACCTGCCGGGGTGGCACGCCACGGTCTTCCCGCCGTACTTCGTCGCCGGCGCGATCCTCTCCGGCTTCGCGATGGTGGTGACGCTCCTCGTGCCGGTGCGGCGCCTCTACCGCCTCGAGCACGTCGTCACCGGCCGGCACCTCGACAACATCGCGAAGATGCTGCTCCTGACGTCGTGGATCGTCCTCTACAGCTACGCGGCCGAGACGTACGCGGCGTGGCGCTCCGACGATCCGTTCGAGCGCTACGTCTACCTCGAGGCGCGGCCGCTCGGCGCCTTCGCGCCGCTCTACTGGACGACGATCGCGTGCAACTGCGTCGCGCCGCAGCTGCTCTGGTCGCGCCGCGCCCGCACGAGCCCGTGGCTCCTCTTCGCGCTCTCGCTCGCGGTGCAGGCCGGGATGTGGACCGAGCGCTACATGCTCGTCGTCTCGTCGCAGAGCCGCGATTTCCTCCCGTCGTCGTGGCGCACGTTCACGCCGACGGTGGTCGACCTCGCGCTCCTCGGCGGGACGATCAGCTTCTTCGCGTTCCTCTTCCTCCTCTTCCTTCGCTACGTCCCGCTCGTCCCGATCGCGGAGATGAAGCACCTGCAGCACGAGCTCGCGAGGGAGCGCGATGGTTGA
- a CDS encoding 4Fe-4S dicluster domain-containing protein — protein sequence MIARRELLGWLGSSFALAACTRAPREEILPYAQRPPEVTPGKPRYYATASVLDGYATGTLVESHEGRPTKVEGNPDHPASLGATSAFEQAAIRSLYDPRRARGDGWDRAAAELRAARDVTLVLEPTSSPSVAALVDAIRSRRPDVRVAFHSIGSPRAAWEGARVAFGRVLEPRYDLRRADVVVALDADFLGRGPQRLRLARDLAARRGSADPSRLYALGPLVTITSSVADHRVRVRAVDVLARALDLAGLVGLGPAPVAPTPELRAIARDLLARRGRSAVIAGDDQPALVHAVAHALNAFLGNVASTVTYAPSPILDAGEKSHDAPAGGASTVVHCGVDPSRLSLTAPRTACLSLYPAAGATVTLAEAHPLESWGDARAFDGTTSVVQPLIAPLFGGRTTLDVLALFAGGAGAYALVRGRFADDRAWRRALRRGVVDGSALATVTPELDPSAVVARARAEARAPAPGIELVTPLDPRLHDGRFADNAWLLELPQPVTTLTWTNAATFSPAAAARLGLADGDEVELGREGGHARVVRAPALVVAGQADDVVGLNLGWGRGHGVDAAAIGAGTGLVVTKTGARVPLPLVQLHHDLAGRGEHIAQHRTLAEERARKPPPRRRALTLYQPPRHEGPQWGMVIDLSRCIGCGVCTVACQAENNVPSVGAEEVLRGRVMHWLRIDRYVAGDELIAQPMLCQHCEKAPCEYVCPVGATTHSPDGINEMTYNRCVGTRFCSNNCPYKVRRFNWFDYHRAETKTEELAHNPDVTVRERGVIEKCTFCVQRLRAHAPAAPLTACQQACPAEAIVFGDLEDERAPVARLAASDRAYAALEELGTEPRVRYLAKIRNPNPELG from the coding sequence ATGATCGCGCGCCGCGAGCTCCTCGGCTGGCTCGGATCGAGCTTCGCGCTCGCGGCGTGCACACGCGCGCCGCGCGAGGAGATCCTGCCTTACGCGCAGCGGCCGCCGGAGGTGACGCCGGGGAAGCCGCGCTACTACGCGACGGCGTCGGTGCTCGACGGCTACGCGACCGGCACGCTGGTCGAGAGCCACGAAGGACGGCCGACGAAGGTCGAGGGCAACCCCGATCACCCGGCCTCGCTCGGCGCGACGAGCGCGTTCGAGCAAGCGGCGATCCGATCGCTCTACGATCCGCGCCGCGCGCGCGGTGACGGCTGGGACCGCGCCGCCGCCGAGCTCCGCGCCGCGCGCGACGTCACGCTCGTGCTCGAGCCAACGTCGTCGCCGTCCGTCGCCGCGCTCGTCGACGCGATCCGCTCGCGGCGCCCCGACGTGCGCGTCGCGTTCCACTCCATCGGCTCACCGCGCGCGGCGTGGGAGGGGGCGCGCGTCGCCTTCGGGCGCGTGCTCGAGCCGCGCTACGACCTCCGCCGCGCCGATGTCGTCGTCGCGCTCGACGCGGATTTCCTCGGCCGCGGTCCGCAGCGGCTCCGCCTCGCGCGCGATCTCGCCGCGCGCCGCGGCTCCGCCGATCCGAGCCGGCTCTACGCGCTGGGACCGCTCGTGACGATCACGAGCAGCGTCGCCGATCACCGCGTCCGCGTGCGCGCGGTGGACGTCCTCGCGCGCGCGCTCGATCTCGCCGGCCTCGTCGGGCTCGGCCCGGCGCCGGTCGCGCCGACGCCGGAGCTCCGCGCGATCGCGCGCGACCTCCTCGCCCGTCGCGGGCGCTCCGCCGTGATCGCGGGCGACGATCAGCCTGCCCTCGTGCACGCGGTCGCGCACGCGCTGAACGCGTTCCTCGGAAACGTGGCGAGCACGGTGACGTACGCGCCGTCGCCGATCCTCGACGCGGGCGAGAAGAGCCACGACGCGCCCGCCGGCGGCGCCAGCACGGTCGTCCATTGTGGGGTCGATCCATCGCGCCTCTCGCTCACCGCGCCGCGGACCGCGTGCCTCTCGCTCTACCCCGCGGCGGGGGCGACCGTCACGCTCGCGGAGGCGCATCCGCTCGAGTCGTGGGGCGACGCGCGCGCGTTCGACGGGACGACGAGCGTGGTCCAGCCGCTGATCGCGCCGCTCTTCGGCGGGCGCACCACGCTCGACGTCCTCGCGCTCTTCGCGGGCGGCGCGGGCGCGTACGCACTCGTGCGCGGGCGCTTCGCCGACGATCGCGCGTGGCGGCGGGCGCTCCGGCGCGGCGTCGTCGACGGCAGCGCGCTCGCGACCGTGACGCCGGAGCTCGATCCGTCCGCCGTCGTCGCGCGCGCGAGAGCGGAGGCGCGCGCGCCGGCGCCCGGGATCGAGCTCGTGACGCCGCTCGATCCACGCCTCCACGACGGGCGCTTCGCCGACAACGCGTGGCTCCTCGAGCTGCCGCAGCCGGTCACGACGCTGACGTGGACGAACGCGGCGACGTTCTCGCCGGCGGCGGCGGCGCGGCTCGGCCTCGCCGACGGCGACGAGGTCGAGCTCGGACGCGAGGGCGGGCACGCGCGGGTGGTCCGCGCCCCCGCCCTCGTCGTCGCGGGCCAGGCCGACGACGTCGTCGGCCTCAACCTCGGCTGGGGACGCGGCCACGGCGTGGACGCCGCCGCGATCGGCGCGGGCACGGGCCTCGTCGTGACGAAGACCGGCGCGCGCGTCCCGCTCCCGCTCGTGCAGCTCCATCACGACCTCGCCGGGAGGGGCGAGCACATCGCGCAGCACCGCACGCTCGCGGAGGAGCGCGCGCGGAAGCCGCCCCCGCGTCGCCGCGCGCTCACGCTCTACCAGCCGCCGCGGCACGAAGGCCCGCAGTGGGGGATGGTGATCGACCTCTCGCGCTGCATCGGCTGCGGCGTGTGCACGGTGGCGTGCCAGGCCGAGAACAACGTGCCCTCCGTCGGCGCGGAGGAGGTGCTGCGCGGGCGCGTGATGCACTGGCTCCGCATCGATCGCTACGTCGCGGGCGACGAGCTCATCGCGCAGCCGATGCTGTGCCAGCACTGCGAGAAGGCGCCCTGCGAGTACGTCTGTCCGGTCGGGGCGACGACGCACAGCCCCGACGGCATCAACGAGATGACCTACAACCGCTGCGTCGGCACGCGGTTCTGCTCGAACAACTGCCCGTACAAGGTCCGGCGCTTCAACTGGTTCGACTACCACCGGGCCGAGACGAAGACGGAGGAGCTCGCGCACAACCCCGACGTCACGGTGCGCGAGCGCGGCGTGATCGAGAAATGCACCTTCTGTGTCCAGCGCCTCCGCGCGCACGCGCCCGCCGCGCCGCTCACGGCGTGCCAGCAGGCCTGCCCCGCGGAGGCGATCGTCTTCGGCGACCTCGAGGACGAACGCGCCCCGGTCGCGCGCCTCGCCGCGAGCGATCGCGCCTACGCCGCGCTCGAGGAGCTCGGCACCGAGCCGCGCGTGCGCTACCTCGCCAAGATCAGGAACCCGAACCCGGAGCTCGGATGA